The sequence TCGTCTGCATCGACATAGAGCTCGATTTCGTTCCTGTCTGGATCCTTCAGATAGAGGCTTTGGCTGACCGTGTGGTCGCTCATGCCGTCGATCAAGATCCCTGCTTGCTCTAGTTCTCGTTTTGCCTCGCGCAGCTCATCGAGGCTGTCTCCGACCTTGATCCCGATATGATAGAGACCTCGGTGGCGTCCACTCGGTGGCCCAGGAGCATCACCGACTTGGATCAACAGCAATTCGTGATGCGTGCGACCAGAAGTCAGCGCAGCGGCTGCCCCATTGAAGATCTTCCCCACTTCTTTGAACCCTAGGAGATCCCGATAAAAGGCCAGCGACTGTTTAAGATCCTTCACGTAAAACACGACATGACCAAGATAATGGGCTTTCATTTGATTCACCCCTTGTTGGGAACAGATGGCCTCAGCAATGCTCTGACCGCCGCGTGCTCCAGCACGACATCGGGACTTCGTTGCAGCGCATCGTGATAGTGCCTGCCGAATCCCTCCCCCTCTTCCGTCGGCATCAAGAGCCTCTGCGCAGAGGCAAGCAGAGCTGAGATGTCCTCTACATTTGCGGGGTCCTCCTCTTCATTGAGTTCGTCGAGCTTGGTCATCAGTTGGGACAGCGGACGCAACCAGGCGAACCAAGAATCGTTCAACACCAGCTGCAAAAACGCTCCATTGGAGGGAATACGTCCATGCACGCGCTCATAGGACACCCGCTCGTTATCCAGCAAGGCTTTGTGCAGACGAAGCAGCGCAGGAAAAAGATTGTCCAGAGAGACGTCCCGTACCCTTGCCCTTGGCTCCGGCATGATAGTGCCTCCTCGTTACCCAGTTAGTTCACTGTCCAGCTGATGGGCCTTGCGCCCGCCCCGAGCAAGCGGGTGCTCAGGAACTTGCCCCTCAACCATAAGTCTTGCCATATCCGCGGCGCGGGTGACGAGTTCTTGCGCCCCTTCCCGCAGCTCTCGGCTGTTCTGAACTTCGAGGACGTTCCGTTCCATGTCCTCGGCGCTCCACCCTCGTGAATGAGCGATGAACGGAAACTGCGGGAACTGGCAGCCAACTTCGGCAAAAAACGTCATGAGCTGGCCTGCCACCCCCTGCACATTGTCTTGCCCACCCATAATAATAAACGCCGCGACCTTGTTCTTGAGCAAGTGTCTATTTGCGATGGTCTCCTGATTCTGGATGCAGTTCATCCGCTCAATCATCTTGTAATAGAGGCTGCTGGCGTTGCCCCAACGAATAGGGGTGGCAATCAGGATCACATCGGCCCAATGCACGATCGCTTCATACACGCGATCAAGTTGATCCGTCGGGTCCATTTGCGTGATCGAACAGGGCCATGTACAGGCCTTCGCCGATTTGGAGTAATAGCCCTCACAGGGACGAAAGGCCAGTTCCCGCAA is a genomic window of Candidatus Nitrospira kreftii containing:
- a CDS encoding (2Fe-2S)-binding protein, whose product is MPDAEWTDVGSVEELKRKPLQTISFGKTTIALTYKDGAFTAISGFCNHVGGPLGEGTLDGDYVVCPWHYWKFHHRTGHGESGYEQDQVPVYSTKVEDGRVYVDLSSATKRRKQAHKPHPLGRLVLRQAGPIRVVGISTTAMTLEHPRFSGSDALLEAALDHARHELQLETQYIKLRELAFRPCEGYYSKSAKACTWPCSITQMDPTDQLDRVYEAIVHWADVILIATPIRWGNASSLYYKMIERMNCIQNQETIANRHLLKNKVAAFIIMGGQDNVQGVAGQLMTFFAEVGCQFPQFPFIAHSRGWSAEDMERNVLEVQNSRELREGAQELVTRAADMARLMVEGQVPEHPLARGGRKAHQLDSELTG
- a CDS encoding hypothetical protein (conserved protein of unknown function), with protein sequence MPEPRARVRDVSLDNLFPALLRLHKALLDNERVSYERVHGRIPSNGAFLQLVLNDSWFAWLRPLSQLMTKLDELNEEEDPANVEDISALLASAQRLLMPTEEGEGFGRHYHDALQRSPDVVLEHAAVRALLRPSVPNKG
- a CDS encoding putative Glyoxalase — encoded protein: MKAHYLGHVVFYVKDLKQSLAFYRDLLGFKEVGKIFNGAAAALTSGRTHHELLLIQVGDAPGPPSGRHRGLYHIGIKVGDSLDELREAKRELEQAGILIDGMSDHTVSQSLYLKDPDRNEIELYVDADESVWKNNPSAVVAPIKPLRL